The Glycine max cultivar Williams 82 chromosome 3, Glycine_max_v4.0, whole genome shotgun sequence sequence GAAATCCAAAAGTTCGAACAACCTTCTTTTGCATTTTCCTTTTCTCATTGTTGAATCATTTTATTCCATATTAAAGTGAATTTTTAATCAAAGACTTTTGGATccttatttttacattaaaaaatgggACTAAAAGCAATTGATGCctctatctttatctttttcttttggtctcACAGTTAGACATTAATAAATTTTCCCtttaagattttgatgatatttgtcATATGCAAAATGCAGGAATTACATGTCGTTGATCCTAAGCAGAGATAAGACGGGGATGCTAATGAAATATGAGCCACAAAGTGAACAAGTTAGCGTTCTCCTAAAGAATCTCTCCTATGCAAATGGAGTAGCATTAAGCAAAGATGGTGAATATATCCTAATAATTGAGACCACAACTTGTAGAGTATTAAGGTATTGGCTAGAAACACCAAAAACTGGAACCTTGGAAGTCTTTGCTGATCTACCAGGTTTCCCAGACAACATCAAACGGAGTCCAAGAGGAGGATTTTGGGTGGGAATTTActcaagaagagaaaaaattatccaaTGGATTCTATCATATCCTTGGATTGGAAAAGTTTTGCTTAGGCTTCCTTTGGACATCCCAAAAGCTTATTCATATTTGGCTAAGCTAAAAAGGAGTAATGGAATGGCAATTAGACTAAGTGAGCAGGGTGATATATTAGAAATTGTTAACGAAAAAAATGGGAGCATAGGGAGGTCTATTAGTGAAGTGGAGGAAAGAGATGGGATATTATGGGTGGGATCCATAGATGCACCTTTTGTTGGTAAGTATAATATTCATGTTGTAGAAGGGCAAGTCAAACggatttgaagatttttttatatataaattttagtgtttttcacttttttgtttcttgattGCATAGTAAAAAGGAAATGGATGCGGGCTTTGGctatcatattatatatgtgaaaaaaaatcttGCATCATTGTGAAGTTCTCCATATATTGCGGAAGTAAAATACAGGTAAGGACACTGTCGAGTCTTCCAATGAAATTGTTACGAATTCTAATAGAAATTGTatcaaaattatagaaaaagaaataattttctagTGAATGCTAATTCAAGTACTTGTGATGAATATGTACATTAGTGAAAAAACATGTTTATATGATGgttattttaaacatatatttttgattTTGAGATCGTTGTAACGAATGTTGTAAAAACGTTGGAGTCTACGACAACGATTCACAAGATCGTCTTAGAATagtatacattctaagacggtctccAAGACAAACCCATCTTAGAATGTAcgtcattctaagacggtcttgACGCTAAATTCTTAGAATATCTTATATTCTAAGACAGTCTTGCGGCATGAACGATCTTAGAATGTAcgtcattctaagacgattctaaAGCTGAGACCTTCTTAGCATGATCTACATTCTAATGTGTAGCTTATTGATACACATACTCGTAATAATGAAGGTGTAAGCAAATGTTATTGGATTTTGATAAGGTATACACCCTTACCTTTTTAGTACCAAAAGCATGTGGATGTGCAtatattgttttttagtttcataCATATGTTGCAAGTAGAGATCAACTTACaccaatttaaaatattatttttggtgTAAGTTGATCTCCCATGCCACGCACACATCAAAAGTAATTATATGAATATAACATTAATACGgaataaatcaatttatttaatgaagttCTTTTTTATTGAGATAACTAAACAAAATTAGATAATAGGCAAACATCTCATCTCAACCAAACTACATTTGTTAGAGTTAATTTCCACTGGTACTAATACCTTCCGGTAGCCCCATCTTAGGCCATTAGTTATAGCCCACAATAGTACTGTGGAGTTCTAGATAATGCTACACCTaacttttcatatttaaaataatataaattttagacCTCAATCTTAATTCTTATGAAATTACatctagttttatttttctttttataaattgatgcatattttatttttataaatccaTGTGACTGTTTTCATAGCATGACatattttataagtttatatttaaaattttgaccagtaaaaaatggataaaacaaatagatctaaatatagattaatattttttatgaataatatatttttaaaacttaaaattcaaatattttaattatatatatatattaaaattaaaatttaattaaaataagattaaataataatttcatcagAGCGTGACACATGTACTGACAATTTCTGtcaataattatgttttatataaTACATAGAtagatttaaataattgtgtagttgaaaaagaaaaataaaataataagttatattAGATTAAtatttagatataatttttttcttaagccTCATAATTTTTGGACACAACCTTAGAAAGATGataaatatacaattaatgtatatttaaaagCTATTTTTCATGAGTTTTGTATTAGTCACAGGAAATCAATTAGAAAAACAATCTAAATATAAGCAATTTTGTATGATTCATATCCTTGATACTTTTGTTGAAAATTGCATGATTTCACTTGGATATTTGAGTTTGTCATTGTAGGAAACATGATCAAGAAagtatgatatttattttaggataattttttttatataaatgtgaCATTTATTTTGAGTGGGAGATATAATTTTACACCTAGATAAATTTTAGATGTGGGTGTAGTAAAGATCAAGAAAAGATgtgaactttttattttaaaagaaaagaaaagtcaaACAAATGGATTAGATTTTTGGAatgaatgaaaatttattttcttttgaaggtTAACAAATGAATGATAATTA is a genomic window containing:
- the LOC100789150 gene encoding protein STRICTOSIDINE SYNTHASE-LIKE 2, with amino-acid sequence MRRQQLHFAAVVAAIVVTAWVAHMRGGVGQSEAKGWQFEAVPIDGAVGPESFSFDPRGEGPYTGVSDGRIIKWHQTQNRWLNFSAIASSSHWDEECGGPCDEHSKKEHVCGRPLGLCFSTLSNDLYIADSYKGLVVVGPHGGTTRRLVSTIEGEPLAFTNGLDVDQRTGAVYFTSSSSKYPRRNYMSLILSRDKTGMLMKYEPQSEQVSVLLKNLSYANGVALSKDGEYILIIETTTCRVLRYWLETPKTGTLEVFADLPGFPDNIKRSPRGGFWVGIYSRREKIIQWILSYPWIGKVLLRLPLDIPKAYSYLAKLKRSNGMAIRLSEQGDILEIVNEKNGSIGRSISEVEERDGILWVGSIDAPFVGKYNIHVVEGQVKRI